A section of the Phaseolus vulgaris cultivar G19833 chromosome 8, P. vulgaris v2.0, whole genome shotgun sequence genome encodes:
- the LOC137826419 gene encoding G-type lectin S-receptor-like serine/threonine-protein kinase At1g11300: protein MCRSCSVIGIMGFISHANLFFVLFMLCFYVLDIGFATDTITSSQSLRDPETLSSKDGNFTLGFFVPPNSTNHYVGIWWKSQSTVVWVANRDQPLNDSSGAVTFSEDGNLVVVNGENQVIWSTFVSNTSSNTSAQLSDVGKLELTETTTGKSLWDSFQQPSDTFLPQMKISSNKTGSGGKLTSWKSPSNPSAGSFSVGVAERVKIVEAFIWNETRPYWRSGPWSSGVFTGIEQMNSAYLNSFSVLDGVLYYNLDGLSAFLIYVLNSQGQFQEKRWDEEEKEVQVTWTSKQSDCDVYGVCGSFAICDAHSQGTNGSSICSCLKGFEPRSKEEWDAQNWTSGCFWSTPLQCERAKDQNTSIDTNEDKFLELQKVKIPDLSEWSNDDPDTCRSRCLENCSCVAYSHDDGIGCMSWTENLLDIQQLSDRGLPLYVRVAYSTELEHDEGKKTTIIIIVTVIIGIMITVTCACVMWRRNSCHPVKIWYSIKSAMKRDKKDFIRFNNVKPLEQTGHKVFEELKELLLFDFERLATATNNFHESNKLGQGGFGPVYKGKLQDGQEIAVKRLSRSSGQGLEEFMNEVVVISKLQHRNLVRLLGCCTEGDEKMLLYEYMPNKSLDVFIFDPTKHKLLDWRRRCSIIEGIARGLLYLHRDSRLKIIHRDLKASNILLDEELNPKISDFGMARIFGGTEDHANTNRIVGTYGYMSPEYAMQGLVSEKSDVFSFGVLLLEIVSGRRNSSFYDDERSLTLIGFVWTQWNEGNILSLLDSEIYDPNDHEDILRVIHIGLLCVQELALERPTMATVISMLNSDVAFLPPPSQPAFVRVQNVLNSESSKESQRVCSVNIISITDIHGR, encoded by the exons ATGTGCAGATCTTGTTCTGTAATCGGAATAATGGGTTTCATCAGCCATGCAAACTTGTTCTTCGTTTTGTTCATGCTGTGTTTTTATGTGTTGGACATTGGTTTTGCCACCGACACCATCACATCATCACAATCCCTTAGGGACCCTGAAACTCTAAGCTCCAAAGATGGTAACTTTACTTTGGGGTTCTTCGTCCCTCCAAACTCCACAAACCACTACGTCGGAATTTGGTGGAAATCTCAATCCACAGTCGTATGGGTTGCTAACAGAGATCAACCACTGAATGATTCTTCAGGAGCTGTTACCTTTTCTGAAGATGGCAATCTTGTGGTGGTGAATGGAGAGAATCAAGTTATTTGGTCAACGTTTGTGTCAAACACATCATCCAATACAAGTGCCCAGCTTTCAGACGTGGGGAAGCTTGAACTCACGGAAACCACAACGGGGAAGAGCTTATGGGATAGTTTTCAGCAACCTTCAGATACATTTTTGCCCCAAATGAAAATTTCAAGCAATAAAACAGGTAGTGGAGGAAAACTTACATCATGGAAGAGTCCTTCTAATCCCTCTGCTGGGAGCTTCTCTGTGGGTGTTGCTGAACGCGTAAAAATCGTTGAAGCGTTCATTTGGAATGAAACTCGACCATACTGGCGCAGTGGTCCCTGGAGTTCTGGGGTCTTTACAGGGATAGAGCAGATGAATAGTGCATATCTAAATAGTTTTTCTGTTCTAGATGGGGTACTCTATTATAACCTAGACGGTTTATCTGCATTTTTAATCTACGTTCTGAATTCGCAAGGTCAATTTCAAGAAAAACGTTGGGATGAAGAGGAGAAAGAAGTACAAGTTACGTGGACAAGTAAACAATCGGATTGTGATGTTTATGGTGTATGCGGGTCGTTCGCAATCTGTGATGCACATAGCCAAGGAACAAATGGCTCATCAATATGCAGCTGTTTGAAAGGGTTTGAGCCAAGGAGCAAAGAGGAATGGGATGCACAAAACTGGACCAGTGGATGCTTTTGGAGCACACCCTTGCAGTGTGAAAGAGCCAAAGATCAAAACACAAGTATAGATACAAATGAAGATAAATTTTTGGAACTGCAAAAGGTGAAAATTCCAGATTTGTCTGAATGGTCTAACGATGATCCAGACACATGCAGAAGCCGATGCTTGGAAAATTGCTCTTGTGTTGCGTATTCTCACGATGATGGGATTGGTTGTATGTCTTGGACTGAGAATCTACTAGACATCCAACAACTCTCGGATCGAGGACTTCCTCTATATGTTCGTGTGGCCTACTCTACTGAACTTGAACATG ATGAAGGGAAAAAGACAACAATTATCATTATAGTAACAGTGATAATAGGAATTATGATCACTGTCACTTGTGCATGTGTAATGTGGAGGAGGAATTCCTGTCACCCAG TTAAAATATGGTACTCAATCAAGTCAGCAATGAAAAGGGACAAGAAAGATTTCATACGTTTCAACAATGTTAAACCACTAGAACAAACAGGCCACAAAGTATTTGAAGAACTAAAGGAGCTGCTCCTGTTTGATTTCGAAAGGCTTGCAACTGCCACAAACAACTTCCACGAGTCCAACAAACTTGGGCAGGGTGGTTTTGGTCCTGTGTACAAG GGGAAACTGCAAGATGGACAAGAAATAGCTGTTAAAAGACTTTCTAGATCCTCTGGACAAGGTCTAGAAGAATTTATGAACGAAGTAGTCGTGATTTCCAAGCTTCAGCACCGCAATCTTGTAAGACTTCTTGGCTGCTGTACTGAAGGTGACGAAAAGATGCTGCTATATGAATACATGCCAAACAAAAGTCTGGATGTGTTTATTTTTG ATCCAACAAAACATAAACTCCTAGATTGGAGGAGGCGCTGCTCTATAATAGAAGGAATAGCTCGAGGATTGCTTTATCTTCATAGAGACTCTAGACTAAAAATTATACACAGAGATTTGAAGGCAAGTAATATCTTGTTAGATGAAGAACTGAATCCAAAAATATCAGACTTTGGTATGGCTAGAATATTTGGAGGAACTGAAGATCACGCCAATACGAATAGGATTGTTGGAACATA TGGCTACATGTCCCCTGAATATGCAATGCAAGGACTGGTTTCAGAGAAATCAGATGTCTTTAGCTTTGGTGTTTTGCTGCTAGAGATTGTTAGTGGAAGAAGAAACTCAAGCTTTTATGATGATGAGCGTTCTCTTACCCTTATAGGATTT GTCTGGACACAGTGGAACGAAGGCAATATATTATCTTTATTAGACTCAGAAATATACGATCCTAATGATCATGAAGATATTTTAAGGGTCATTCACATAGGACTTTTATGTGTACAAGAACTTGCTTTAGAAAGACCCACAATGGCTACAGTAATTTCTATGCTTAATAGTGATGTTGCCTTTCTTCCTCCCCCAAGCCAACCTGCATTCGTCCGGGTGCAAAATGTGTTGAATTCGGAGTCGTCTAAAGAGAGTCAAAGAGTTTGTTCCGtgaatattattagtattacaGATATCCATGGTAGATAG